One region of Hoeflea sp. 108 genomic DNA includes:
- a CDS encoding ABC transporter permease — MATAAEIEKQAEQREIRNRWFLSAPALLIIFLAASGPLVIVLIYSFLTPGPYGDVVWKFSTDGWMSVFLERDIFDDTLSFASAHITIFWRSLKLALMATVATLIFGFPTAYFIATRSERTRDIWLFLITIPFWTNLLIRTFAVLQVIRNEGIINTALINLGIVNQPIQMLYTDFAIMVGMVYVYLPLMVLPLYASMEKLDFRLVEAGYDLYASRWQVLRRIIFPLVRPGVIAGSILVFIPAIGAYVTPSVLGGGKNMMFANLIELQFGQGRNWPLGAALSITVMAIVMVALLVYVRNTSGSETRHG; from the coding sequence ATGGCGACCGCTGCTGAAATCGAAAAACAGGCAGAGCAACGCGAGATCCGCAATCGCTGGTTCCTGTCGGCGCCGGCGCTGCTGATCATCTTCCTGGCCGCCTCCGGTCCGCTGGTGATCGTGCTGATCTATTCGTTCCTGACGCCCGGGCCGTATGGCGACGTCGTCTGGAAATTCTCGACCGACGGCTGGATGTCGGTCTTCCTCGAACGCGACATTTTCGACGACACGCTGTCGTTTGCGAGCGCCCATATCACCATTTTCTGGCGCTCGCTGAAGCTGGCGCTGATGGCCACGGTGGCGACGCTGATCTTCGGCTTTCCCACCGCCTATTTCATCGCCACGCGTTCGGAGCGGACGCGCGACATCTGGCTGTTCTTGATCACCATTCCGTTCTGGACCAACCTGCTGATCCGCACCTTCGCGGTGCTGCAGGTGATCCGCAACGAAGGCATCATCAACACGGCGCTGATCAATCTCGGCATCGTCAACCAGCCGATCCAGATGCTCTACACCGACTTCGCCATCATGGTGGGCATGGTCTATGTCTACCTGCCGCTGATGGTGCTGCCGCTTTATGCCAGCATGGAGAAGCTGGACTTCCGTCTGGTCGAGGCCGGCTACGACCTCTACGCCTCGCGCTGGCAGGTGCTGCGCCGGATTATCTTCCCGCTGGTCCGGCCTGGCGTTATCGCCGGTTCGATCCTGGTGTTCATCCCGGCCATCGGCGCCTATGTGACGCCGAGCGTGCTCGGCGGCGGCAAGAACATGATGTTTGCCAACCTGATCGAGCTGCAGTTCGGCCAGGGGCGCAACTGGCCGCTGGGGGCAGCCCTGTCGATCACGGTCATGGCCATCGTGATGGTGGCGCTGCTGGTCTATGTCCGCAACACCTCGGGTTCGGAGACGCGTCATGGCTAA
- a CDS encoding ABC transporter ATP-binding protein, with protein MPDTPGKNAIEVRGVRKVFGTGEAQVAALDTVSVSIRENEFFTLLGPSGCGKTTLLRLIAGFDFPSEGEIMLYGQDIAPLPPFKRPVNTVFQSYALFPHMTVAQNIGFGLEMLGKPRAEIDARVAEMLKLVRMEKLAKRRTSQISGGQQQRVALARALAPQPKVLLLDEPLSALDYKLRKEMQIELKRLQHETGITFIFVTHDQEEALTMSDRIAVMSAGRILQVGSPRDIYDRPAERFVADFIGETNFLDAKIDSLDGAKAKVTLKSGATIAATVAEGFKPDGDATVVIRPEHAKAVKGQGDISGIVETVVYFGTDTHVHIRLDDGETFTVRQQNARGAVAAFERGDRVGIVIGDDAAQILRD; from the coding sequence GTGCCGGACACACCGGGTAAGAATGCGATCGAGGTTCGTGGGGTTCGAAAGGTGTTCGGGACGGGAGAGGCGCAGGTCGCGGCGCTGGACACCGTTTCGGTTTCGATCCGGGAAAACGAGTTCTTCACGCTGCTTGGACCTTCCGGCTGCGGCAAGACCACACTTCTGAGGCTGATTGCCGGTTTTGACTTCCCGTCGGAGGGCGAGATCATGCTCTACGGCCAGGACATCGCGCCGCTGCCGCCGTTCAAGCGGCCGGTCAACACCGTATTCCAGTCCTACGCGCTGTTCCCGCACATGACGGTGGCCCAGAACATCGGCTTCGGGCTGGAGATGCTGGGCAAGCCGCGGGCCGAGATCGACGCCCGCGTCGCCGAGATGCTGAAGCTGGTGCGCATGGAAAAGCTCGCCAAGCGCCGCACCAGCCAGATTTCCGGCGGCCAGCAGCAGCGCGTGGCCTTGGCTCGCGCATTGGCGCCGCAGCCCAAGGTTCTGTTGCTCGACGAGCCGCTGTCGGCGCTCGACTACAAGCTGCGCAAGGAAATGCAGATCGAGCTCAAGCGTCTGCAGCATGAGACTGGCATCACCTTCATCTTCGTCACCCACGACCAGGAAGAAGCGCTGACCATGTCGGACCGCATCGCGGTGATGTCGGCCGGCAGGATCCTGCAGGTCGGCAGCCCCCGCGACATCTATGACCGGCCGGCCGAACGCTTCGTTGCCGATTTCATCGGCGAGACCAACTTCCTCGATGCCAAAATCGACAGTCTGGACGGCGCCAAGGCCAAGGTGACGCTCAAGTCGGGTGCGACGATAGCCGCGACCGTGGCCGAGGGCTTCAAGCCCGATGGTGACGCCACCGTCGTGATCCGGCCCGAACATGCCAAGGCCGTCAAGGGGCAGGGCGATATCTCGGGCATCGTCGAAACCGTCGTCTATTTCGGCACCGACACGCATGTGCACATCCGCCTCGACGACGGCGAGACGTTCACCGTGCGCCAGCAGAACGCGCGCGGCGCGGTGGCTGCCTTTGAACGCGGCGACCGCGTCGGCATCGTCATCGGCGACGATGCGGCCCAGATCCTCAGGGACTGA